From the Anaerolineales bacterium genome, the window CAGTGCGAGCTCGGCGAACCGGACTCCAGCGGCCGGCGCCGCCCGATCCCCATCGAGGGATCGAACTTCACCGTCTCTGCCGACACGGCCATCCTGGCCCTGGGCTACTGGCCGGATCCGGCTGTGGGAAAGACGACCCCGGACATGAAGACCGACAAGTGGGGGCAGATCATCGCCGATAAGGAGACGGGCGCCACCTCCAAGCCTGGCGTGTATGCCGGGGGCGACGCTGTCACCGGCCCCGACCTGGTGGTCACGGCCATGGCCGGGGGGCGACGAGCTGCGGGCACGATCATCGAGTACCTCAAGGCCTGATCCGTACTTGCCGTCCCTCACCCCGCGAACGACAATCCGCCTCCGAGCCCTCGGAGGCGGTTAAGTCCCAGGGCTCTGAAAGGAGCCGCCCCCCATGCTTCAGGCGTCAGCTCTTGCCCAGTACCTGAAGACGTCGGCAGCGGCGTTAGGGTTCGACCTGGCTGGCATCACCCGGCCCACCGCCGTTCGCCACCACTCCGTCTTCAACGCCTGGGTAGCCGCCGGCCGGCATGGAGCCATGGGATACCTGGCGACGGAGCGCGCCCTGGAGGTGCGGCGTGACCCGCGCCGGCTGTATCCGGCCTGCCGCTCGATCCTCGTCGTGGCGGCGAACTATGCCCCCGCACCGCAGTACCAGACCGCACCCTGGCAGATGGATCTTGCCGCCTACGCGCTCGGCCAGGACTATCACGAGGTCCTGAGCGACCGGCTGCGCCGGCTTGTGGCTGACCTCGAAGCCCAGGTTGGGAGACCTGTCGGCCACCGCATCTACACCGACACTGGCCCGGTGATGGAGCGCGAATTGGCCCAGCAGGCAGGGCTGGGGTGGATCGGGCGCAACACCTGTTTGATCCATCCGCGCCGCGGCTCGTATCTGTTTCTGGCTGAGGTCCTGCTGGACCTGGACCTGCCGTCCGATCCGCCCTTCAAGCCGGACCGCTGTGGTTCCTGTCGTCGCTGTGTGGAGGCCTGCCCGACAGGGTGCATTCTGCCGGATCGTACCCTCGACGCCCGCCGCTGCATCTCCTACCTGACCATAGAACTCCGGGGCCGCATCCCTCTCGAACTCCGGCCGGCCATCGGGAGTTGGGGGTTCGGCTGTGACCTGTGCCAGCAGGTATGCCCGTGGAACCTGTGCTTCGCTACACCGACCGGGGATCCCGCCTTCCAGCCGCCAGCGCTGCTGCGCTGGCCGAGGGCGCTCGATTTCTTGCGCCTTACCCCAGAGAAGATCCAGCTCGACCTGCGTCACAGTCCGCTGAGGCGAGCCCGGCGAAGCGGGCTGGTACGCAACGCCGCCATCGTCGCCGGCAACCTGAGGGACCCGGCGGCTCCGCCGGCCCTGGCCGTCCTGCTGGAGAGGGAAACCGATCCGGACCTGCGCGAGGCGGCTGCCTGGGCGCTCGGCCGCTTCCCGGGCAAAAGCGGCCAGACCTGAGGCGGCCCGGAGCGGCCCACCGCCAACCTGCACACAGGATGAGGCAAGGTGGGGGGGATTCTCCACCTTGGCTTGTGTCCTCGACTTGCCGAGGCGCGCTGGGCCCAGGACGCCCAGCGGAC encodes:
- the queG gene encoding tRNA epoxyqueuosine(34) reductase QueG; its protein translation is MLQASALAQYLKTSAAALGFDLAGITRPTAVRHHSVFNAWVAAGRHGAMGYLATERALEVRRDPRRLYPACRSILVVAANYAPAPQYQTAPWQMDLAAYALGQDYHEVLSDRLRRLVADLEAQVGRPVGHRIYTDTGPVMERELAQQAGLGWIGRNTCLIHPRRGSYLFLAEVLLDLDLPSDPPFKPDRCGSCRRCVEACPTGCILPDRTLDARRCISYLTIELRGRIPLELRPAIGSWGFGCDLCQQVCPWNLCFATPTGDPAFQPPALLRWPRALDFLRLTPEKIQLDLRHSPLRRARRSGLVRNAAIVAGNLRDPAAPPALAVLLERETDPDLREAAAWALGRFPGKSGQT
- a CDS encoding FAD-dependent oxidoreductase — encoded protein: QCELGEPDSSGRRRPIPIEGSNFTVSADTAILALGYWPDPAVGKTTPDMKTDKWGQIIADKETGATSKPGVYAGGDAVTGPDLVVTAMAGGRRAAGTIIEYLKA